One stretch of Punica granatum isolate Tunisia-2019 chromosome 5, ASM765513v2, whole genome shotgun sequence DNA includes these proteins:
- the LOC116208358 gene encoding uncharacterized protein LOC116208358, producing the protein MAAATLSFLQSSPLKCNPARFPIQLPPPHKLPATPLRFVRTRDGFPRLGVSYCLPSKNSDLISTDRNENNPVKILVDKIFGALEALKKPALAAILLGLLLTCDVSSALAASGGRVGGSSFSSRRSSSSSGSYTTRSSSPGFSYSAPYYAPSPFGGGGVYVGPAVGVGVGAGSSFFLILMGFAAFILVSGFLSDRSEGSVLTAAEKTSVLKLQVGLLGMGRSLQKDLNRIAEVADTSTPSGLSFVLTETTLALLRHPDYCISGYSSVDVKRSMEDGEKRFNQLSIEERGKFDEETLVNVNSIRKQSTTARASSGISNEYIVITILVAAEGLHKLPAINGSGDLKEALQKLGSIPSSKILAVEVLWTPQNENDTLSERELLEDYPLLRPL; encoded by the exons ATGGCAGCGGCCACCCTCTCCTTCCTCCAATCAAGCCCACTGAAATGCAACCCCGCCCGCTTCCCTATCCAGCTGCCCCCACCCCACAAACTCCCCGCCACTCCTCTCCGTTTCGTCCGGACCCGCGATGGGTTTCCGAGGCTGGGCGTCAGCTACTGCCTCCCCTCCAAAAACTCGGACCTCATCTCCACCGACCGGAACGAGAACAACCCAGTTAAGATTCTCGTCGACAAGATCTTCGGAGCCCTCGAAGCTCTGAAGAAGCCCGCTCTGGCCGCAATCTTGCTGGGGCTGCTCCTGACTTGCGATGTCAGCTCCGCATTGGCTGCTTCGGGAGGCAGAGTTGGCGGGAGCTCGTTCTCCTCGAGAAGGTCCTCCTCATCTTCGGGGAGCTATACGACGAGGTCGTCGAGCCCGGGGTTCTCGTACTCGGCTCCATACTACGCGCCCTCGCCTTTCGGAGGGGGCGGGGTGTACGTGGGTCCAGCTGTCGGTGTTGGGGTCGGGGCAGGATCGAGCTTCTTCTTGATCCTCATGGGGTTCGCGGCTTTTATATTGGTTTCAGGTTTTCTCTCCGACCGGTCGGAAGGTAGCGTGCTCACTGCTGCTGAGAAGACTAGCGTCCTCAAGCTTCAG GTCGGGCTATTAGGCATGGGAAGGTCGCTCCAGAAGGATCTTAATCGAATTGCTGAAGTTGCAGATACATCTACCCCGAGTGGACTCAGTTTTGTGTTGACAG AGACGACACTTGCTTTGCTTCGACATCCTGATTATTGCATCTCTGGTTATTCATCC GTGGATGTGAAGAGGAGCATGGAGGATGGAGAGAAACGCTTCAATCAACTATCTATTGAAGAAAGAGGAAAGTTCGACGAGGAGACGCTTGTGAATGTGAACAGCATTAGAAAGCAGAGCACAACCGCCCGTGCATCTAGCGGAATCAGCAATGAGTACATAGTG ATAACAATTTTGGTGGCTGCTGAAGGATTGCATAAATTGCCTGCCATTAATGGAAGTGGAGATTTGAAGGAAGCCTTGCAGAAGCTTGGCTCCATTCCCTCTAGCAAAATACTA GCAGTCGAAGTGTTGTGGACCCCGCAGAATGAAAATGATACTCTATCGGAACGAGAGTTGCTTGAAGATTACCCATTGTTGAGGCCTCTATGA